The Chryseolinea soli genome contains a region encoding:
- a CDS encoding MBOAT family O-acyltransferase, producing the protein MLFSAPEFIFAFLPVTLIVYFLLSSSQKVEASRLWLLVASLFFYGWWNPANLILIGLSMIFNFTFGNLIIRYRKKWLLTVGVSANLAVLFYYKYANFFLTNFNGLFEGHYALLNVVLPLGVSFFTFTQIAYLVDSSQGKVGNYKFSHYCLFVTFFPHLIAGPIVHHTQLMPQFADQKNAFLNFPNLARGFFIFNLGLAKKIIIADTLSTIVAKGYGDTAALTAVQAWVTSLAYSTQLYFDFSGYSDMAIGLGLLFNIDFPLNFNSPYKSKNIQEFWRRWHITLSQFLRDYIYIPLGGNRKGEWGTASNLMITFILGGIWHGAGWTFIFWGFLHGAALVIHRQFTRLNLRMADWLGVALTFLYVNVTWVFFRAPSWHSAIDLLRAMVGKGVQTSDVSLVSDYYMAPIWIAAAILLFTKNTNELGVEFKPDYRRLATLIMVVMLNLLFLNSATNQEFLYFDF; encoded by the coding sequence ATGCTCTTTAGTGCACCCGAATTCATTTTTGCTTTTTTACCGGTAACCTTAATCGTTTACTTTTTGCTGTCGTCGAGCCAGAAGGTGGAGGCGTCGCGGTTGTGGTTGTTGGTGGCTTCGTTGTTTTTTTACGGTTGGTGGAATCCGGCCAACCTGATCCTGATCGGGTTGTCGATGATCTTCAATTTCACGTTTGGCAATCTCATCATTCGATACCGGAAAAAGTGGCTGCTCACCGTGGGTGTTTCGGCAAACCTGGCGGTGTTGTTCTATTACAAATACGCTAACTTCTTTCTAACCAATTTCAATGGCCTGTTCGAGGGGCATTATGCCTTGCTGAATGTAGTCCTGCCGTTGGGCGTGAGTTTTTTCACCTTCACACAAATCGCCTACCTGGTGGATAGCTCGCAGGGAAAAGTGGGCAACTACAAGTTTTCGCACTACTGCCTCTTCGTTACTTTTTTTCCGCACCTCATTGCCGGCCCCATCGTGCACCACACGCAGCTGATGCCGCAGTTTGCAGACCAGAAAAATGCGTTCCTGAATTTTCCCAACCTGGCGCGTGGTTTTTTTATTTTCAACCTGGGCCTGGCCAAGAAGATCATCATCGCCGACACGTTGTCGACCATTGTTGCCAAGGGGTATGGCGACACTGCGGCGCTCACTGCCGTGCAGGCCTGGGTGACGTCGCTGGCCTATTCGACGCAATTGTACTTTGACTTCAGCGGCTATTCCGATATGGCCATTGGTTTAGGGTTGTTGTTCAATATTGATTTCCCCCTGAACTTCAACTCACCCTACAAATCGAAAAACATCCAGGAATTCTGGCGGCGGTGGCACATCACCCTCAGTCAATTCCTGCGTGACTATATTTATATTCCGTTGGGAGGAAACCGTAAAGGGGAGTGGGGTACGGCCAGCAACCTGATGATCACCTTCATCCTGGGCGGCATCTGGCATGGCGCGGGATGGACATTTATTTTCTGGGGATTCCTGCACGGTGCCGCATTAGTGATCCACCGGCAGTTCACACGACTCAATCTCCGCATGGCCGATTGGCTTGGGGTGGCGCTCACGTTCCTGTATGTGAACGTGACGTGGGTCTTCTTTCGCGCACCGTCGTGGCATTCGGCCATCGATTTGCTGAGAGCGATGGTTGGCAAAGGGGTACAAACCTCCGACGTGTCGTTGGTGAGCGATTATTACATGGCGCCCATTTGGATCGCCGCCGCTATTTTGCTGTTCACCAAAAATACGAATGAATTGGGTGTCGAATTCAAGCCCGACTACCGGCGGTTGGCGACCTTGATCATGGTGGTCATGCTCAACCTGTTGTTTCTGAACTCGGCGACGAACCAGGAGTTTTTATACTTTGATTTTTAA
- a CDS encoding GumC family protein, with product MDLQTLFRVLWRKRWILIIIPLLSVGGAFLIRMLGEWKYRSSAQMATGITVTDELIGDNGKYFNPYEMQITFTNLIEQIKSRVVLSQVSYRLLLRDLDGKEMPFRKPSQSKLEELANVDLSSHKAEFEKILNEKLESQTLLDLTDPKQKLVKKVMDVYGYNYEALNEELAINRINISDYIEISYSSESPYLSAYVVNTLCSEFIRYYTNIKLSRSNVSLESLQSIVDQRKAYLDEKTEGLKNFQSNQQMINSEAEGASKIRQIQDYEDQIADEQKSIRGNELTLANLEMKIEQADRSQGNKPNSKIVDLRKKINTFNERYVAGGQTDQVLLDSITLFRNQLQSMMNAAGEATKLTPAELNALKDKRDQTKIDLEISRENLVSLNNILNSIRYSVGNFASREAASQAMAKEVEVARTEYLAAQTRFNEAREKLVTNKMPIKQVVVGEVAEKPESRKTIVFMVFTGVLSFGLCAFVIILTEMLDTRIKTPQRFKNLAKLPLAGVLEQLPKNGSAPNWNFFTPANESQELNRLNHDLRKIRYEIENRKVQVILVTSTKKAQGKTFSIMSLAYSLGLIHKRTLIIDTNMRNNSLTTMLTARFSLKQLMEYYNKNTKLIGTAKHTEAKDPETNLITPTTNPMVDIIGNKMSQLSPSEIIPGGDFKVLLEWLKVQYDYIILEGAGLNEFSDSRELVRFVDLVIPVFSADSSITEEDKESLNFLKSLQNKLGPAVLNNVPKEEKS from the coding sequence AGCGCCCAGATGGCCACCGGCATTACCGTCACCGATGAGTTGATCGGCGACAACGGGAAATATTTCAATCCCTACGAAATGCAGATCACCTTCACCAACCTGATCGAACAGATCAAGTCGCGGGTGGTGCTTTCGCAGGTATCCTACCGGTTGCTGTTGCGCGACCTCGATGGCAAGGAAATGCCCTTCCGCAAACCATCCCAATCCAAGCTGGAGGAACTGGCCAACGTAGACCTTAGCAGTCACAAGGCCGAGTTCGAGAAGATCCTCAACGAGAAGCTCGAAAGCCAGACGCTGCTGGACCTCACCGACCCCAAGCAAAAGCTGGTCAAAAAAGTGATGGACGTTTACGGCTACAACTACGAAGCGCTCAACGAAGAGCTGGCCATCAACCGCATCAATATTTCCGACTATATCGAGATCAGCTACAGCTCAGAGAGTCCTTACCTCTCGGCCTATGTGGTGAATACGCTTTGCAGTGAATTTATCCGGTATTACACCAACATCAAACTGAGCCGTTCCAATGTGTCGCTGGAGTCGTTGCAGTCCATTGTGGACCAACGCAAGGCATATCTCGACGAGAAAACAGAAGGCCTCAAGAACTTTCAGTCCAACCAACAGATGATCAACTCGGAAGCGGAAGGTGCCAGCAAGATCCGCCAGATCCAGGACTATGAAGACCAGATCGCCGACGAGCAAAAGAGCATCCGCGGCAACGAACTGACGCTAGCCAACCTGGAGATGAAAATCGAGCAAGCCGACCGGAGCCAGGGTAACAAACCCAACAGCAAGATCGTCGACCTCCGGAAAAAGATAAACACGTTCAACGAGCGCTATGTCGCCGGCGGACAAACCGACCAGGTGCTGCTGGACAGCATCACGCTTTTCAGGAACCAGTTGCAAAGCATGATGAACGCGGCCGGCGAGGCCACCAAGCTGACCCCTGCAGAGTTGAATGCCCTGAAAGATAAACGCGACCAGACCAAGATCGACCTGGAGATCTCGCGCGAGAACCTCGTGTCGCTCAACAATATTTTGAATTCCATCCGCTACAGCGTGGGCAACTTTGCCAGCCGCGAGGCCGCAAGCCAGGCCATGGCCAAGGAAGTGGAAGTGGCGCGCACAGAATACCTGGCGGCCCAGACCCGGTTCAACGAAGCACGCGAAAAGCTGGTGACCAACAAAATGCCCATCAAACAAGTGGTGGTGGGCGAAGTGGCCGAGAAGCCCGAGTCGCGCAAGACCATCGTGTTTATGGTGTTCACGGGCGTGCTGAGCTTCGGCTTGTGCGCCTTCGTCATCATCCTCACGGAAATGCTCGACACCCGCATTAAGACGCCACAACGGTTCAAAAACCTGGCGAAACTCCCGCTGGCGGGTGTGCTGGAACAGCTGCCTAAAAATGGCTCCGCTCCAAACTGGAATTTCTTCACTCCAGCAAACGAGTCGCAGGAATTGAACCGGCTCAACCACGATCTGCGCAAGATCCGCTACGAGATCGAGAACCGGAAAGTGCAGGTCATTTTGGTGACCAGCACCAAGAAGGCACAGGGAAAAACCTTCTCCATCATGTCGCTCGCCTATTCGCTGGGCCTCATTCACAAACGTACCCTCATCATCGACACCAACATGCGCAACAACAGCCTCACCACGATGCTGACCGCGCGCTTCAGCCTGAAGCAGTTGATGGAATATTACAATAAGAACACCAAACTGATCGGCACCGCCAAGCACACGGAAGCCAAAGATCCGGAAACGAACCTGATCACCCCCACCACCAATCCGATGGTGGATATTATCGGGAACAAAATGAGCCAGCTTTCTCCGTCGGAGATCATTCCGGGCGGCGATTTTAAAGTGTTGCTGGAATGGCTCAAGGTGCAGTACGACTACATCATCCTGGAAGGCGCGGGCTTGAACGAGTTCTCCGACTCGCGCGAACTGGTGCGGTTTGTCGATCTGGTTATCCCCGTGTTCTCGGCTGACTCTTCCATCACGGAAGAAGATAAAGAATCGCTTAACTTCCTTAAATCATTGCAAAATAAACTGGGACCCGCTGTGCTGAACAATGTTCCTAAGGAGGAGAAAAGCTAG